CTCGCCGATCCCGCCTCGCGGCCCGCTAGAAAGCAGTCTCAGGTCATTGGCAATCTTCGAAAGCTTGGTCGCTGAGCGTTTCAGCATCCCGGAATAGAGAACGAAAACACCTGTATCCCAACTCGCTTCAATGAGGTCCGTTGTGGCAACCAACGGAAGGCCCGTCATCTCGGCAAGAATAGGGACGACCAGGGACTGGTATTCGGGCGACGCATTGATCGAAGTGCCGATCGCCGTTCCGCCGAGATTGATCTGTCCGAGGAGCTTCGAAAGTTCCTCAAGCCGCTCGATGTCTTCCCTCAGCGTCGAAGCAAATGCCTGAAACTCCTGCCCCAGCGTCATGGGCACCGCATCCTGAAGCTGAGTTCGACCCAGTTTGCGGATTGTCGAGAATTCACTCGCCCGCGTTTCGAAAGTTTCCGCGAGGCGGCCAATCGCTTGCAGCAGGTCCCGGTTGCCGAAGAGGAGCGCAATTCGGATGGCGGTCGGGTAGACGTCGTTGGTGGATTGGGACAGGTTCACATGATCGTTCGGATGGATCACATCGTAGCTCCCGAGGGGCAAGCCTCGCCGCTGGAGCGCCAGATTGGCGATTACCTCGTTGGCGTTCATGTTGGAGGACGTGCCCGCGCCTCCTTGGAACATCCCGACGGCGAATGCATCGTGGTGCCTGTCCGCAAGTATCTCGTCGCAGGCAGCGATTATCGACTCCCGCAATGAAACCTCCAATAGCCCTAGACGGCCATTCGCCTCTGCTGCGGCTTTCTTGACGTAGGCCAATGCGCGCACAAAGCTCGGAAAATCGCTGAGCGCCACGCGCGACACGTCAAAGTTTGCAATCGCCCTTGCGGTTTGTGGGCCGTAGAGCGCGTCCGCAGGTAGCGTGACCATGCCCAGTGCATCGGATTCCACGCGAAGGGTGGGGTCCGTATTCAACATCTATGTATTCCTCGAATCTTTGAAGAAGCGGTCGGCTAATGTGAGCGCCGACGGAACTCGGCCGCGAGTTCTGTGGGATGAATGTTGGTGGCCAGAAGAAGGTTCAGGAGCAATCGTGCC
The nucleotide sequence above comes from Ensifer adhaerens. Encoded proteins:
- a CDS encoding aspartate ammonia-lyase produces the protein MLNTDPTLRVESDALGMVTLPADALYGPQTARAIANFDVSRVALSDFPSFVRALAYVKKAAAEANGRLGLLEVSLRESIIAACDEILADRHHDAFAVGMFQGGAGTSSNMNANEVIANLALQRRGLPLGSYDVIHPNDHVNLSQSTNDVYPTAIRIALLFGNRDLLQAIGRLAETFETRASEFSTIRKLGRTQLQDAVPMTLGQEFQAFASTLREDIERLEELSKLLGQINLGGTAIGTSINASPEYQSLVVPILAEMTGLPLVATTDLIEASWDTGVFVLYSGMLKRSATKLSKIANDLRLLSSGPRGGIGEINLPPLQPGSSIMPGKVNPVLPELVSQVAFQVIGNDVTVTMASEAGQLQLNAMEPVILYNILNSVSLLQRTCDAFATRCVSGITANPDTCSSHLERSTALVTELVPLVGYEKASQIAYRILGENRSAGEILSEERSFALAKLGSELEP